A portion of the Calothrix sp. 336/3 genome contains these proteins:
- a CDS encoding esterase-like activity of phytase family protein: MKFSVPKIVRKFVAIALAATLGVVAVASIFNYSPAFARDYGILKNKYRGSSWQFERIAAFPVYLNNDVKDETVAEIVAASKDGKTLVYTDSQTKKLCFVNITNPAKPEPGGCVQVGGEPTSVAVRGIYALVAVNTSQDFKNPSGKLLAVNIQNRSIAREILLNGQPDSVAVSPDGKYAAIAIENERDEDLGNGAPPQLPGGFLNIVDLADNPNQWSLRNVTLDGVADLFPTDAEPEYVDINDKNIAVVTLQENNHIVLVDLPKGTIIKDFSAGTVDLTQIDTKENKLIELNSSLTGVPREPDGVNWISRKLFATADEGDLNGGSRGMTIFNTDGHIIYTSGNSVEHEMVRLGHYPENRSENKGNEPENVEFGVYGKEQFLFLGSERSSVVLVYRLNQRYGKQEPELVQVLPTGVAPEGLLAIPQRNLFVVASEEDARADKVRSSLSIYQLSKKSNYPQIVSGDRSDNTPIPWAGLSGLAASQKGKNTVFTIHDSFYNKSRIYAMDVEQVPAVINQEIILNDSLGKLKTVAPQQVNSDGSVNLDLEGIEVRQKGGFWLVSEGAGSVNEPSRPVTSLNLLLQVSSTGVIEEVIQLPKSVSDRQRRFGFEGVAAVGEGDKEVVYVAFQREWVGDSSGFVRIGRYETTTANWTFYYYPLDQVTSPNGGWVGLSELTYLGKDKFAVVERDDQGNTDARIKRIYEFSITGVTPQADTNAPNFPVVTKKLVRDLLPDLQSTGGLVLEKIEGMTVLRNGTTLVVTDNDGVDGSNGETQLLRF; this comes from the coding sequence ATGAAATTTTCAGTTCCTAAGATAGTGAGAAAATTTGTAGCGATCGCCCTTGCCGCTACCCTGGGTGTTGTGGCAGTCGCATCCATATTTAATTACTCTCCAGCTTTTGCCCGTGACTATGGAATACTTAAAAATAAGTATCGTGGTTCATCTTGGCAATTTGAGCGGATTGCTGCCTTTCCTGTATATCTCAATAATGATGTCAAAGATGAAACCGTCGCGGAAATTGTAGCTGCTAGTAAAGACGGTAAAACCTTGGTATATACGGATTCCCAAACTAAAAAATTGTGTTTTGTCAATATTACCAATCCTGCCAAACCCGAACCCGGTGGATGTGTACAGGTGGGTGGTGAACCTACCTCAGTGGCAGTGCGCGGTATCTATGCTTTAGTTGCGGTGAATACATCCCAGGATTTTAAGAATCCCAGTGGCAAATTACTGGCGGTGAATATTCAAAATCGCAGTATTGCTAGAGAAATCTTATTAAATGGACAACCCGATTCTGTGGCAGTCAGCCCAGATGGCAAATATGCAGCGATCGCCATCGAAAATGAGCGGGATGAAGATTTAGGAAATGGCGCACCACCCCAACTACCAGGTGGTTTTCTCAACATCGTAGATTTGGCTGATAATCCCAATCAATGGAGCTTGAGAAATGTCACCCTTGATGGTGTCGCAGATTTATTTCCAACTGATGCAGAACCTGAATATGTGGATATCAATGATAAAAACATTGCTGTAGTCACTTTACAGGAAAATAATCACATTGTTTTGGTAGATTTGCCAAAAGGAACTATCATCAAAGACTTTAGTGCTGGAACCGTAGATTTAACTCAAATAGACACTAAAGAAAACAAACTGATTGAATTAAATAGTTCCTTAACTGGAGTACCCCGCGAACCCGACGGTGTTAACTGGATTTCCCGGAAATTGTTTGCCACTGCTGACGAAGGTGATTTAAATGGTGGTAGTCGGGGGATGACAATATTTAATACCGATGGTCATATCATCTATACTTCAGGAAACTCCGTTGAGCATGAAATGGTACGTCTAGGGCATTACCCGGAAAACCGCTCCGAAAACAAAGGTAATGAGCCAGAGAATGTAGAATTCGGGGTTTATGGCAAAGAGCAATTTTTGTTTCTGGGTTCGGAACGTTCCAGTGTTGTTTTAGTTTATCGACTGAATCAGAGATATGGTAAACAAGAGCCAGAGTTAGTACAGGTTCTACCGACGGGAGTTGCTCCAGAAGGATTGTTAGCAATTCCCCAACGCAATCTCTTTGTCGTTGCCAGTGAAGAAGACGCTCGCGCTGATAAGGTACGTTCTAGCTTGAGTATTTACCAACTTAGTAAAAAATCCAACTATCCTCAGATAGTATCTGGCGATCGCAGTGATAATACACCAATTCCCTGGGCAGGTTTATCTGGTTTAGCAGCTAGTCAGAAGGGGAAAAATACAGTGTTTACCATCCACGACAGTTTTTATAACAAAAGTCGTATCTATGCAATGGATGTTGAGCAAGTACCTGCCGTTATCAATCAAGAAATCATCTTGAATGACAGCTTGGGTAAACTGAAAACTGTAGCTCCACAACAGGTAAATAGTGATGGTAGCGTTAACCTTGATTTAGAAGGAATTGAAGTTAGACAAAAAGGTGGTTTTTGGTTAGTTTCCGAAGGTGCAGGTTCGGTAAATGAACCCAGTCGCCCCGTAACTTCCTTAAACCTGCTGTTACAGGTATCATCAACAGGTGTGATTGAAGAAGTCATTCAACTACCAAAATCAGTCAGCGATCGCCAACGTCGCTTTGGATTTGAAGGTGTGGCTGCGGTAGGTGAAGGTGATAAAGAAGTTGTTTACGTTGCTTTCCAACGGGAATGGGTAGGTGATTCCTCAGGTTTTGTCCGTATTGGACGTTATGAAACAACTACAGCTAATTGGACATTCTATTACTATCCCCTTGATCAAGTCACATCACCCAATGGCGGGTGGGTAGGTTTATCTGAACTCACATACTTGGGTAAGGATAAATTTGCTGTAGTCGAGCGTGATGATCAAGGTAACACCGATGCCAGAATTAAACGTATCTACGAATTCTCAATTACTGGTGTAACTCCCCAAGCTGATACAAATGCACCCAATTTCCCCGTAGTAACTAAAAAATTGGTACGGGATTTGCTGCCAGATTTACAGTCTACCGGTGGTTTAGTGTTAGAGAAAATTGAAGGTATGACAGTATTACGCAATGGTACTACCTTGGTAGTAACAGACAATGATGGTGTTGATGGTTCCAATGGCGAAACCCAATTACTGAGGTTTTAA
- the dusB gene encoding tRNA dihydrouridine synthase DusB yields the protein MIETPLTPTLPSQLATPLHIGKVVVQSRVLQSPLSGVTDLVFRRLVRRYAPHSMMYTEMVNATELHHLQELPKIMEVDPQEKPISIQLFDCRPDFLAEAAEKAVAEGADTIDINMGCPVNKITKKGGGSSLLRQPEVATAIVREVVNAVDVPVTVKTRIGWDDGEITILDFARRMQDAGAQMITVHGRTRAQGYNGNARWEWIQRVKAVVGIPVIANGDIFSVEAAVKCLQETGADGVMCSRGTLGYPFLVGEIDYFLQTGKKLPPPTSQELLECAKEHLEALWVYKGKRGIQQARKHMTWYTKGFNGAAELRMQLSLIETVEQGLDLLNRGIEMLNREQNGA from the coding sequence ATGATTGAAACACCCTTAACGCCAACTTTGCCAAGTCAGCTTGCTACACCCCTGCACATCGGTAAGGTAGTAGTGCAGAGTCGGGTGTTGCAGTCACCCCTATCGGGAGTCACCGACTTGGTGTTTCGGCGATTAGTGCGACGCTATGCACCCCATTCGATGATGTATACGGAAATGGTGAATGCTACAGAGTTACACCATCTCCAGGAGCTACCAAAAATTATGGAGGTAGATCCCCAGGAAAAACCAATAAGTATCCAATTATTTGATTGTCGCCCTGATTTTTTAGCGGAAGCGGCAGAAAAAGCGGTGGCTGAAGGGGCTGACACCATTGATATTAATATGGGTTGTCCGGTAAATAAAATCACAAAAAAAGGTGGTGGCTCATCCCTACTCAGACAGCCAGAAGTCGCTACGGCAATAGTTCGGGAAGTGGTGAATGCCGTAGATGTGCCAGTAACTGTTAAAACTCGGATTGGTTGGGATGACGGGGAAATTACTATCCTCGATTTTGCGCGACGGATGCAAGATGCGGGAGCGCAGATGATTACCGTTCATGGGCGTACCCGTGCCCAAGGCTACAATGGGAATGCTCGCTGGGAATGGATTCAACGGGTGAAAGCAGTTGTGGGTATTCCGGTGATTGCCAACGGAGATATTTTTTCTGTAGAGGCGGCTGTAAAATGCCTGCAAGAGACTGGTGCTGATGGGGTGATGTGTTCTAGGGGAACCCTGGGTTATCCCTTTTTGGTAGGAGAAATTGACTATTTTTTGCAGACAGGGAAAAAATTACCCCCACCCACATCCCAGGAGTTATTAGAGTGTGCGAAGGAACACCTGGAAGCTTTGTGGGTATATAAGGGCAAGAGGGGAATTCAGCAAGCACGCAAACACATGACTTGGTATACCAAGGGCTTTAATGGAGCAGCAGAATTACGGATGCAATTAAGTTTAATTGAGACTGTAGAGCAAGGTTTAGATTTGTTGAATCGCGGCATCGAAATGTTAAACAGGGAGCAAAATGGGGCGTAG
- a CDS encoding MFS transporter, with amino-acid sequence MTVASSSIWSPLRQPVFRALWVASAVSSIGTWMHDVGATWLMTSLSPSPFLVALMQAASSLPFFLLALPAGAIADVVDRRKMLLFTQGFMLCIATLLGILTVLGITTPWVLLGLTFAMSIGSSMNMPVWQAVTPELVSKEDLPQAVTLSGIIINLSRSIGPAIAGIIIAASNTGTVFLLNATSFVGVILVIYNWRYTQQKTALPAERFIGAIQAGVRYVRYAPQLQTVLIRTAAYIIFGSALFALLPLLGRRELKLDAFGYGVILGFWGIGGLAGAFILPKFRNRFSIDQIVAGSSLLMGGMMLAIANTRNIYLVCSLMLLVGIASLGVMVSLNVSVQNAVPSWIRARAFAVQLLVFQGSMTVGSLLWGAIAQQTSITISLSSAAIGLILFVFVTARYRLSCAEKLDLTSSFHWVEPTRTFEPCPNDGPVLITLEYLIHPANANEFTQAMKTLSQIRRRDGAFYWGIYQDLSQPGRFVETIVVESWAEHQRQFARVTNADRQIEEKARSFHIGEQPPKVSQMLYANYTDNQGLRQPCQ; translated from the coding sequence TTGACAGTAGCATCTTCTTCGATCTGGAGTCCATTACGACAACCTGTATTTCGGGCTTTGTGGGTTGCCTCTGCTGTATCTAGTATCGGTACGTGGATGCATGATGTGGGTGCTACATGGTTAATGACTTCCTTGTCACCATCACCATTCTTAGTAGCTTTAATGCAGGCAGCATCTAGTTTACCCTTCTTCCTGTTGGCATTACCCGCAGGAGCGATCGCCGATGTGGTAGATCGACGCAAAATGCTGTTATTTACCCAGGGTTTCATGCTTTGCATTGCCACATTACTGGGAATTTTGACGGTTTTAGGTATCACCACTCCCTGGGTACTATTAGGGTTAACCTTTGCCATGAGTATTGGCAGTTCGATGAATATGCCGGTATGGCAAGCTGTCACTCCCGAATTGGTATCTAAGGAAGATTTACCCCAGGCTGTCACCCTGAGTGGGATTATTATCAACCTTTCCCGCTCCATAGGTCCAGCGATCGCCGGGATAATTATTGCAGCATCCAATACAGGCACAGTATTTTTACTGAATGCTACTTCTTTTGTTGGTGTCATCTTAGTGATTTATAACTGGCGCTATACTCAGCAAAAAACAGCCTTACCGGCGGAAAGATTTATTGGAGCTATCCAAGCCGGTGTGCGCTATGTCCGCTATGCACCACAGTTACAAACGGTATTAATTCGGACAGCCGCCTATATTATCTTTGGTAGTGCTTTGTTCGCTTTGCTACCTCTCCTCGGACGACGGGAATTAAAATTAGATGCTTTTGGTTATGGGGTAATTCTCGGTTTTTGGGGAATTGGTGGTTTAGCTGGGGCGTTTATTTTACCGAAATTCCGCAACCGATTTTCCATAGATCAGATAGTTGCAGGTTCTTCCCTATTGATGGGAGGAATGATGCTAGCGATCGCCAACACTCGCAATATCTATCTAGTTTGCTCCCTGATGTTATTAGTCGGGATTGCTTCCTTGGGGGTAATGGTTAGTTTGAATGTTTCTGTGCAAAATGCGGTTCCCAGTTGGATTAGGGCGCGAGCCTTTGCTGTACAGTTATTAGTATTCCAAGGTTCCATGACTGTAGGCAGCTTATTGTGGGGAGCGATCGCCCAGCAAACTAGTATTACAATTTCCCTGAGTAGTGCGGCAATTGGTTTAATTCTCTTTGTCTTTGTAACGGCTCGCTATCGTCTCAGTTGTGCGGAAAAATTAGACTTAACTTCTTCCTTTCATTGGGTAGAACCAACTCGCACCTTTGAACCCTGCCCCAACGATGGACCCGTATTAATTACCTTAGAATATCTTATTCACCCAGCCAACGCTAACGAGTTTACCCAAGCCATGAAAACTCTCAGTCAAATTCGCCGTCGTGATGGGGCATTTTACTGGGGCATCTACCAAGATTTATCACAACCTGGTCGCTTTGTCGAGACAATCGTAGTTGAATCCTGGGCAGAACATCAGCGACAATTTGCTAGGGTGACAAATGCCGATCGCCAAATAGAAGAGAAAGCGCGATCGTTCCATATTGGAGAACAACCACCCAAAGTTTCCCAAATGTTATACGCCAATTACACAGATAATCAGGGTTTGCGTCAACCTTGTCAATGA
- a CDS encoding zinc-binding dehydrogenase — protein sequence MLAALLYGQEDLRLENVADPTADVGEVIIQVGTATTCGTDLKVWRRGGHAKMLKPPTLFGHEAAGKIVAIGAGVQGWQVGDRVVANNSAPCMQCFFCQHQEYSLCPHLTWNNGTFAEYLKIPAPIVEHNLLPIPDNLPDELAAMTEPLACVLHGVARGNVKPGDRVVVIGDGAIGLMFVAKLAHDCGVEVTLFGGSNSRLAIGEKLGATRTYNHRQISSIPATVREFTDGWGADVVVEATGVPSVWETAIACARPGATVNLFGGCPRDTTITVNTEQLHYSELTLKGVFHNTPQYVRAALDLIASRKIPFELLVSEQRPLQDLEQVFCDMRDRKVIKVGIVPG from the coding sequence TTGTTAGCAGCATTACTTTACGGTCAAGAAGATTTACGATTAGAAAATGTCGCCGATCCTACAGCTGATGTCGGTGAGGTAATAATTCAAGTTGGTACTGCCACCACCTGTGGTACAGATTTAAAGGTGTGGCGACGGGGTGGTCATGCGAAAATGTTAAAACCCCCCACCCTCTTTGGTCATGAGGCTGCTGGTAAAATTGTCGCTATTGGTGCAGGAGTGCAAGGTTGGCAAGTAGGCGATCGCGTTGTCGCCAATAACTCGGCTCCATGCATGCAGTGTTTTTTTTGTCAACATCAAGAATATTCTCTTTGTCCACATCTGACCTGGAATAATGGGACATTTGCAGAATACCTGAAAATTCCTGCCCCCATTGTCGAGCATAATTTATTGCCTATTCCCGATAATTTGCCCGATGAATTAGCCGCGATGACAGAACCCCTAGCCTGTGTACTTCATGGGGTAGCTCGGGGAAATGTCAAGCCAGGAGATCGGGTAGTAGTGATTGGTGATGGGGCGATCGGTTTAATGTTCGTCGCTAAATTAGCCCATGATTGCGGTGTCGAAGTCACTTTATTTGGTGGTAGTAACTCCCGGTTAGCCATTGGGGAAAAACTGGGAGCCACCAGAACATATAACCATCGCCAGATATCCAGTATACCGGCGACTGTCAGGGAATTTACGGATGGGTGGGGTGCTGATGTGGTAGTAGAAGCAACTGGTGTCCCTAGTGTGTGGGAAACAGCGATCGCCTGCGCCCGTCCCGGTGCTACAGTGAATTTATTCGGTGGTTGTCCCCGCGACACAACTATTACAGTCAATACAGAGCAATTACACTACAGCGAACTTACCTTAAAAGGAGTATTCCACAACACACCCCAATATGTGCGTGCAGCACTAGATCTGATTGCCAGTCGAAAAATACCTTTTGAATTATTAGTTAGTGAACAACGTCCCCTGCAAGACTTAGAACAGGTGTTCTGTGATATGCGCGACAGGAAAGTGATTAAAGTTGGTATTGTACCTGGGTAA
- a CDS encoding response regulator — translation MVKNLKIGTKIGASFACGLTVIATLGILAYRTTNNLVESSRWQSHSYEVLNRLDNLISILKDAEIGQRGYLITAEKPYLEPYTKASEEVEKNLQVLQKLTNDNPNQENRLSDLRPLINRRLSIIQETITALDSQGFEAARKIVLTDRGKVVMDEIRSIITQMQQEERTLLAERSRQTQEATNQAINTIIYGIPIAFLLLTIIGIYLTRNISLPLQEVSEAIGKMANGDFASIAIKSDRQDEIGLLVRTFNQMIDNLRHTTQRNQEQNWLKSNLAKFSQMLQGERDLDTAARMILSEMAPLVNAQQGVFYILDNQEDEAVLKLLAGYAYQQRKNLSNRFHLGEGLVGQCALEKQKILLTNVPHDYIHISSGLGETQPVNIIVLPILFENQVIAVLELASLLQFSPIELDFLEQVSDIIGIVINTIYADKRTQELLSASQSLTEQLQSQQLELQESNQRLGQQAYTLQASEELLRQQQHELQQSNEELQQLNAELEEKAELLVQQNQEVERKNQEVETAKQELEEKAAELTLSSKYKSEFLANMSHELRTPLNSLLILAKLLADNSEGNLSNKQVEYGQTIYSAGRDLLMLINDILDLAKIESGTISIDVERLLFTDLIDHLERSFRQIAVEKGVNFTVNIAPEVPMIMYTDGKRLQQILNNLLANSFKFTHQGEISLRVGVAQQGWNPENNSLKNAEKVISFAVSDTGIGIAPEKQKIIFEAFQQADGTTSRKYGGTGLGLSISREIAHLLGGEIQLRSQLGQGSTFTLYLPYTEKENREDSQINPTVEVFPSPANPVNLSVAIADDRQQIQSRDGLYSTVDERTLLIIEDDINFARILLDMAQQQEFKGIVATNGKDGLALAQQYQPSAIILDIRLPEIDGWTVLERLKQDPKTRHIPVHIITAEDSKQRGLQLGAIAYLQKPVSREAIDNAFTRIKDFVDRKVKNLLVVEDDENQRHSIVELIGNSDVLTTAVSTGSEALLAIRNEQFDCLVLDLGLPDINGFELIELIKQEANAATLPIIIYTARELTRAEEIKLRRMAESIIIKDGRSPILGSSFSLSTRASNPSPERLLDETALFLHRVQANLPTSKRRILEQLHSSDTVFVNKKILIVDDDVRNIFALTSLLERKQMQVFYAENGRDGIEILENHPDMNIILMDVMMPEMDGYETTRTIRGNPLFKSLPIIALTAKAMQGDKEKCITAGASDYITKPVDNEKLLSLLRVWLYT, via the coding sequence ATGGTGAAAAATTTAAAGATTGGAACAAAAATAGGTGCGAGTTTTGCTTGTGGTCTGACAGTTATTGCCACATTGGGAATTCTCGCTTATCGCACTACTAATAATCTAGTAGAAAGTTCTCGCTGGCAAAGCCATAGCTATGAAGTGTTAAATAGATTAGATAATTTAATTTCGATACTGAAGGATGCTGAAATTGGACAAAGAGGTTATCTTATTACAGCAGAGAAACCTTATTTAGAACCTTATACTAAAGCTTCTGAAGAGGTGGAAAAAAATCTGCAAGTTTTACAAAAATTGACTAATGATAATCCTAATCAAGAAAATAGATTATCGGATTTAAGACCCTTAATTAATCGCCGCTTATCAATTATTCAAGAAACTATTACAGCATTAGATAGCCAAGGGTTTGAGGCAGCAAGAAAAATAGTCCTCACAGATAGAGGCAAGGTTGTGATGGATGAAATCCGAAGTATTATCACCCAAATGCAACAAGAGGAGAGAACTTTACTTGCAGAGCGATCGCGGCAAACCCAAGAAGCAACAAATCAAGCTATTAATACGATTATCTATGGAATTCCTATCGCTTTTTTGCTACTCACAATTATTGGTATTTACCTAACACGTAACATTTCTTTGCCCCTGCAAGAAGTTTCCGAAGCTATTGGAAAAATGGCTAATGGGGATTTTGCTTCTATCGCGATTAAGAGCGATCGCCAAGATGAAATTGGTTTATTGGTAAGAACCTTTAACCAAATGATTGATAATCTACGTCATACAACTCAAAGGAATCAGGAGCAAAACTGGCTGAAATCAAATTTAGCAAAATTCAGTCAGATGCTGCAAGGAGAAAGAGATTTAGATACAGCAGCGAGAATGATTCTTTCAGAAATGGCTCCCTTAGTCAATGCCCAACAGGGTGTATTTTATATATTAGATAATCAAGAGGATGAAGCAGTATTAAAACTATTAGCGGGTTATGCTTATCAACAACGGAAAAATTTATCGAATCGGTTTCATTTAGGAGAAGGATTAGTTGGGCAATGTGCTTTAGAAAAGCAAAAAATCCTACTTACTAATGTTCCCCATGATTATATTCATATTAGTTCCGGTTTAGGTGAGACTCAGCCTGTAAATATTATTGTCTTGCCAATTTTATTTGAAAATCAAGTTATTGCTGTTTTAGAACTCGCTTCCTTATTACAATTTAGCCCGATTGAGCTAGATTTTCTAGAGCAAGTTAGCGATATTATTGGTATTGTGATAAACACAATTTATGCAGACAAGCGCACTCAAGAACTACTCTCTGCTTCCCAAAGTTTAACGGAACAATTACAAAGTCAACAACTAGAGCTTCAAGAAAGTAATCAAAGATTAGGGCAACAAGCTTACACTCTACAAGCGTCAGAAGAATTATTGAGACAACAGCAACACGAATTACAACAATCTAACGAAGAATTACAACAATTAAATGCAGAGTTAGAAGAAAAGGCAGAATTATTAGTACAGCAGAATCAAGAAGTCGAGCGTAAAAATCAAGAAGTCGAAACGGCAAAACAGGAATTAGAGGAAAAAGCCGCAGAGCTTACCCTGTCTTCTAAATATAAATCAGAGTTTCTAGCAAATATGTCCCATGAATTGCGGACACCTTTAAATAGTTTATTAATTTTAGCGAAATTATTAGCAGACAATTCCGAAGGAAACCTTAGCAACAAACAAGTTGAATATGGGCAGACTATCTATAGTGCTGGTAGGGATTTATTGATGCTAATTAATGATATTTTGGATTTAGCAAAAATAGAATCTGGAACAATATCTATTGATGTTGAACGCCTGTTATTTACAGATTTAATTGACCATTTAGAGAGAAGTTTTCGACAAATTGCTGTAGAGAAAGGTGTGAACTTTACTGTGAACATTGCACCGGAAGTTCCGATGATAATGTATACAGATGGTAAGCGATTACAGCAAATTCTCAATAATCTTTTAGCGAACTCATTTAAATTCACCCACCAAGGGGAAATCAGTTTGCGAGTAGGGGTTGCTCAACAAGGATGGAATCCAGAAAATAACAGCTTAAAAAATGCAGAGAAAGTGATTAGTTTTGCTGTGAGTGATACAGGAATTGGGATTGCTCCTGAAAAACAGAAAATTATTTTTGAAGCGTTTCAGCAAGCAGATGGAACTACCAGCAGAAAATATGGTGGTACAGGTTTAGGTTTATCTATTAGTCGAGAAATTGCCCATCTTTTAGGTGGTGAAATTCAGTTACGTAGTCAACTGGGGCAAGGAAGTACTTTTACTTTATATTTACCCTATACAGAGAAAGAAAATAGGGAAGATTCACAGATAAATCCGACTGTAGAAGTATTTCCATCTCCAGCGAATCCGGTTAATTTGTCGGTAGCGATCGCCGACGATCGCCAACAAATTCAATCTCGGGATGGGTTATACTCCACTGTCGATGAACGCACTTTATTGATCATCGAAGACGATATAAATTTTGCCCGTATTTTGTTGGATATGGCTCAACAGCAGGAATTTAAGGGAATTGTTGCGACGAATGGCAAAGATGGTTTAGCCTTGGCACAGCAATATCAACCCTCAGCTATAATTCTCGATATTCGATTACCAGAAATTGACGGATGGACAGTTTTAGAACGTCTCAAACAGGATCCAAAAACCCGTCATATCCCTGTACATATAATTACCGCAGAAGATAGCAAACAACGAGGATTACAATTAGGGGCGATCGCCTACTTACAAAAACCAGTCAGCAGAGAAGCAATTGATAATGCATTCACTAGAATTAAAGATTTTGTAGATAGAAAGGTAAAAAATCTTTTGGTAGTGGAAGATGACGAAAATCAACGTCATAGTATTGTGGAATTAATCGGTAATAGTGATGTTCTCACCACCGCAGTGAGTACAGGGAGTGAAGCATTACTAGCAATTCGCAACGAACAATTTGACTGTCTCGTCTTAGATTTGGGATTACCTGATATCAATGGGTTTGAGCTTATCGAATTAATTAAACAGGAAGCCAATGCAGCCACTTTACCAATTATTATTTATACTGCCAGGGAATTAACCAGAGCCGAAGAAATTAAATTGCGACGGATGGCAGAAAGTATTATTATCAAAGACGGGCGATCGCCAATATTGGGAAGTAGTTTCTCACTCTCCACAAGAGCTTCTAACCCATCACCAGAACGTCTCTTAGATGAAACTGCCCTATTCTTACATCGAGTACAAGCCAATTTACCTACATCAAAACGACGTATTCTAGAACAATTGCACTCTTCTGATACAGTATTTGTTAATAAGAAAATTCTCATCGTTGATGACGACGTTCGTAATATATTTGCCCTTACCAGTCTTTTAGAACGTAAACAGATGCAAGTGTTCTATGCGGAAAACGGCAGAGATGGCATTGAAATCTTAGAAAATCATCCAGACATGAATATCATTCTTATGGATGTCATGATGCCAGAAATGGATGGGTATGAAACAACCCGTACTATCCGTGGAAATCCTCTATTTAAATCTTTACCCATCATTGCTCTCACGGCTAAAGCGATGCAAGGAGATAAGGAAAAATGTATTACTGCGGGTGCCTCTGACTACATCACCAAACCAGTAGATAATGAGAAATTACTATCATTATTGCGCGTCTGGCTATATACCTAG
- a CDS encoding protein-glutamate O-methyltransferase CheR, whose product MNQENLEDIEIELLLESIYRYYGFDFRNYALASLKRRIWNMIHGEGLTTISGLQEKILHEPQYLDKFVFKLSINFTSMFRDPYFFLSFRNKVVPILKTYPFIRIWHAGCSSGEEVYSMAILLMEEGLYHRSRLYATDMNELVLKKAKSGIFPLEFMKDYTHNYIQSGGKTSFSEYYTAGYDSAIFSQELQTNIVFSMHNLATDGSFNEFHVILCRNVLIYFNKQLQNRVHRLFYESLVRFGILALGKQETIKFTDYENEYEQIEIGQKIYRRLA is encoded by the coding sequence ATGAACCAGGAGAACCTAGAAGATATTGAAATAGAATTACTCCTAGAAAGTATCTATCGTTATTATGGTTTTGATTTCCGTAATTATGCCCTAGCTTCTTTAAAAAGACGCATTTGGAACATGATTCACGGGGAGGGATTAACGACAATTTCCGGATTGCAAGAAAAAATTCTCCATGAGCCACAATATTTAGATAAATTTGTCTTCAAACTCTCAATTAATTTTACTAGCATGTTTCGGGATCCATACTTTTTTTTAAGTTTTAGAAATAAAGTTGTTCCCATTTTAAAAACCTATCCTTTTATTCGCATTTGGCATGCAGGTTGCTCCTCTGGAGAGGAAGTATATTCTATGGCAATTTTACTGATGGAAGAAGGTTTATATCATCGCTCTCGTCTCTATGCCACAGATATGAACGAATTAGTTTTAAAAAAAGCGAAGTCAGGTATTTTCCCCTTAGAATTTATGAAAGACTATACCCATAACTATATTCAATCAGGTGGAAAAACATCATTTTCTGAATATTATACTGCTGGCTATGATAGTGCTATCTTCTCTCAAGAACTACAAACTAATATTGTATTTTCTATGCATAATTTAGCCACTGACGGTTCTTTTAATGAATTTCATGTAATTTTATGTAGAAACGTTTTAATTTACTTTAACAAGCAATTACAAAATCGCGTACATCGGTTGTTTTATGAAAGTTTAGTGAGATTCGGCATTTTAGCTCTAGGAAAACAAGAAACAATTAAATTTACAGATTATGAAAATGAGTATGAACAGATAGAAATAGGACAAAAAATTTACCGGAGATTAGCATAG